From Anopheles maculipalpis chromosome X, idAnoMacuDA_375_x, whole genome shotgun sequence:
TTTAATAACTTTGGCCACTTTGCTTTAAACTAGAATGTCAATAAATTTCATCAATAGTATCCTCGTTAGTATTTTGCTGGTTTGGTGGTTGCGGTagtgtgtgggtatgtgtttgtatatagataaaaaaattctcctactctgctgttttttttttgttggctttttcatcttttgttcAACACAATCGTGTaatgaatgcatttttgtttttggcaatCGCTTCGcttattttcattcttttcacCGCTTTTCTGGACATTatgccgtttttttcttctactttgttctttgttgagctgttgtttcatttttactttatgcgtttgttttcttatgtatgtgtgttgtttgaagaACGTTTCAAAATGGCTGATTGACTGATTGATGTGTAgtgtgttttaaatttcaaaatttgcttTCTGCATATCCAATTGGTAGGAATTtggggaaaatgggaaaacatgGGGACATTCGTATCAATTTGGTATGTACAAGTATTACTaacaatgtgtttttttttcttcttttatcaACATTCACCTGGATCTCCGTGATTAACGATTGCCAAATTAACGTCAAtaatcacacaaaaaacagcaaatgTCAGCAGCAAAAACGGGAAGATAGTAGGAGTACGGGGGTCGTCTTATCCTTTTCCGTTCACAAGGGAAGTAAAAAATGGTTGAGGGAATAGAGCGGCCGTGGGAAAGCGATGGAGGAAAGTTTGCATTTATATAGCATGGCGTTTGATCGAATGTAATTTTGTGTTGTTAATATCAATATTTACTTCTGTTATCCTGCTGAAGGGAGattattttctaattttcttgtttgttttttgctcttgttGCTCTTGTGCTTCTCTCTACAtctcacacaaacatacacgccTGCTCAGGTGTCCTCTAGTGATCTACAATCATACAACCCTTTCACACATAatgcgcacacatacacacgttcgttatcaatttttacaaattattaactattttttctccccccccccccttcccccctctCCTGTTTTGTTCGACTGCTCATCAGAGCACAGAAGGAAGGTGTGCACTACTTGCTTCTCCAGGCCTCCCTTTCTCCCCTTCACCGAATTCAGCGGAATCCATTTTCCACCTTGCAGCTTCCATCGTTTTATTTACTTCGCtacgttttgtgtttttttattatgagtTTTTGGTTTAGTAGTTATCTCCATTTCCTTTTAAGTTTAAGTCCACCATGAAACCTTGCTATAAGTGTGTAGGTGTGTAGCTCCTGTTTTCGACCCCTTACTTGTCATTTGCCACTGTTTTAGTAGTAGTTGCACTAgcctaaagaaaaaaaacaaacaaaaccaaaaaaagccatttgtttgttttcttttgcttcttcgctGCTTCGTTTATCGCTTTCAGTTTGTTTATCTTGTAGCATTAAGAAAATAGTCAAATCCTTATTTTCCCGTTGCGCTCGGAagctttgtgtgtttttttttttttttgttgttgtcatttaataatatttgatttatATAAATGTGTAACAGTGAAGTAGGGATATCCAATgaagcttgtttgtttttgtgtattcttttccttttatcACTGCACTAGATCAGTAACAACTTCCGCTTTTCCCCATTTTGCCTAATGGAAGATGTTGAGTgtcatttctttgtttttgtttgtttaaagtgtgtatatgtatatgtagtGTGTATATGTTCTTGCTTTACAATGACTGCTTTGACTGTTTGCTCGAAAAATCGTTTTGCTTCAATACTGGCACGACACAGTTTTAGTAGTAatgtgttttatgttgaagAATGCAGAAAATTTGATATAATAACGCTCGATAAGGTTAGGTGTAAGACATGTTTTTACCTTTTTGCTTTGAAACGTATTTGTTgcgtttgtttagttttctctcttgtatgtgtgtgtgtttgggtttttttttctttttgactccttctttttgtttatccGTAATCGTATCCTCCAATGTGTCCTCCAACTGTACCACTGTGCGTTTATTTCGCTTGGCGGgcacaccaaccaaccgaGCATTGTATTGTCTAGTTAACACTCACTGGTCCACattgttgtgtgcgtgtgtgtgtgtgtgtctcgctctctctctttgccaTCTGTGGTAtctgatggagacgccttttctttttttttttgccactacTGAGTCACTGAGCACTACAATCTCACGGAGGCCATCTTGCCCCGATGGCAGGTTTGACAACCACCGGGCAGGGACGAACTTAACATTAATAGTAGAAGGTTTGCCTTCGCAACAAGCGTACCTCCTTAACGGGGAAGGCTAACAATTATTTCGCCTATGAAACGATTTTGGTTTGGTCCTAGCATGTATGCGTACCGCCATCTTGCACCGCGGGGGACACTGATGGCGTACCTAAGTATATGGAAGAAACATAGCTCCAAAACGATATTATCATATAAGGCAACTAAGATAAATTGAAACATCGAACTTATCAGTACAATTTAATAGCTACGTATTAAACCTAATGGCGTTTGCGCGTGTCATCGATCGATGTCTCTTTTCGATTGTATGTAATATATTATAATATAGTGGCTAGTGGCTACCGAGCCGCAGTAATGGTTATAAACATAGTATAAAAAGGAATAATAAGTAACTGAATTCACTTCTGGGCCGTTTTGCATTCTTTACCACTCGCGCGCAATTAGATCGCAAAAAGCGCGCAGGATtagacgaacgaaaaaaaaaaacaaaaaacaaaacttgtttCGATGTTAGTCGCTAGACATACTAGACTTAATAAGGAATGAGATACAATGTTTCGGGATTAAGAATAAAGGCGCCGGTGTCCTGTGTCCTGATGCTTATCTTTCtgcgtatgtgtgcatgtgaatCGGTGTAGTGAATGATACTTTGCAACACATAAAACACTGCACTGTCATGAGAACTGTCAACGGATCTGACAGTTCAGACATCCAGTTACTAGCAAACAGTCTAGTAACAAGAgaagagtgtttgtgtgtgcgtgtacgaATGGCTAGATTTTGGAAGTGCAGATTCTTGTGTTCGAGATTGGAAGGGGTAGTAGGGAGGGGGAAGTAGGATAGAGGCTAAAgaagataaaattaattaatgcgCGTTATAGTCAGCTTAAGCCAATCGTCTTTCACAATcatgttcaaaaaataataataataaaaataatataaaatatgatGATTTCTTTTAGCATAATTGAAGTTATAGTGAACTGTCAACCCTAACATACATTAGTAGCATACATCACGATCGCGACCGATGGACACAATAAGTTGGAGACGTTCCAGTAACAATAAAcctaatagtaataataaatgCATGTCCTGATGACACCTGTCACATTCGACAACCTGTCACCGTTTGTTGGGTGCTGTTCGTCATAGTATATGCACTAATTCGATCAGTAGCGTGTCATGTCCTGCATTCTCTTTCTGTGGTTACTTTAAGTACGACTTTTGGGCGTAAGAGAAAGAGCgatagagaaaaaacaaaagtgatAACGTGCGTGTTTTTGACCGCTGTTCGGTACTAGCTTCACAGTGACAGGTTACGGTGTATGTAactcatccttttttttttctcctatccTACGAATTTTGTGTCGGAAGAACAAATACTAAAATGTGTTAAgatgcaaaaacaaatccGACCGGAACGTGcacagtaaaaaaagaaatgaaaaaggaGAGCAATAAACgtgcagataaaaaaaaacagaaacagaagcTTCAGCACAAATAAAAAGCTTCCTAAACGAGAACCAACCGTGTCTCAGGGACAATGATAATACTAATCTCGTCTCGTCTGACACCTGGTAGGATGTCTGGCGGTTGGATTTTGCGAAATGGTGTAGACTTACGAAATACACGGTCGTCTTGATCGATTCGAGGAGGCTTGCTATCGTTTTTTCATTCGTAGGCTTGCGacgaatcggcgataactatACCGTGCGGGCTGATAACAGTGTATGCGTATGTGAGTAATAATTATGGGAATATGGGTAGTGTTTAAAGGGGGAGGCCAGGGTTGGGTGATAAGATTAAGGGAGCAGGAATATTTTGAGCCATAGATTGGCGACATTAAAATCTatcaaagacaaaaaaataatattaaaatatagcaaaaaataataacttgTGTCCCTTCGAGGGAGCATAACTTTGCATACGATCCGAGGTTGCTGACCGTGCCTATCCTTCTCGCTTGTCAGTGTTTTATTCtgcatttccttttctttttttttcaaacatatcTTTGTCTGGTGTGGCAATACATCCTTTACATAGCTTCTCACTGATGAATGATCCTTACCCCTGCCTGTAACACCTACAGTGTGACATACCTTGCTTTTAAGTAAACAACACGGGGCAGACCGGTGGTGTacgcgacagcggcgccggtcttcaaacggcagggccggggttcaaatcccctCCGTAGTtgtggactgactaaccaactacgtggtatcggcagtccagtaagccatttcgatggccggcataaccTTAGAGATCGCGTTAAGCCCTGCCCggttaagaagaagaagaagtaaacaACACCACACCTGAACCGCTCAGTGTAAACCGCTCACACTACCACCGACCGTTGTACCAATACCGCCGGCCGTCAGTCTGTGTTCGGCACCGGTTAGAAACGGGACGTTCAGGTAGCGATCGACAAACAGGTTCCGGCTGTGGTACGGTGCCGGGTTGTCAACCGTGGCTAGCAGCGAGTGTTGCCGGTGCGGAGGTAGCAGTATGGCGTCGGGTGCTACTACTTGTGCATTGATTGATTGTAATATCGGTGGGCCTGCTGCTGGTATGCTATGgtggtgttgatggtggtgatggtggtggtggttttggtgatgatgttggtggtggtatATGGGCTGCTGGGTCATCTCGCAGTGACGCTCATCAGCGACATCTAGTTGTGGTGACGTCTGTACTACCGTCGGTAACGGAGGGCCAGACTGGGGTTGGGGTGGAGGGGGCGGTGGTCCAGGATATGGTTGCTTCTGCTCACCAGCTGGCCGGGACCGTGCGTATCCATGGTTGGTTGTGAGGGCAAGCCTACCGCCCCGACCCCGGCGGAGTCCGCGTGGATGCTGGGAAGCGGGCTGGGTAGGATCGCGTTCGTAGGGAGCGTGTTGGGCAAGGCCAGCACCGGGGGACGGAACATCCCGCCCCAGGCCGTTGCCTTATTTGCCCTCCCTGTACGGTTTGCAGTAGGAGTAGCGATGGTTCATGTGCTGGCTGTACGAGCCGGAATGCGAGAAGCGCTTCAGACATTTGCAGCACTGGAACGGTTTCTCACCACTGTGCAGACGCTTGTGCTCGGTTAGGTGATGCTTGTGCTTGAACGCTTTCGGACATTCCATGCACTTGTAAGGACGTTGACCTGTACGGTAAGATAGAGGTAGGATGAACGAGGATAAGCAATGCAAATACAGGATAAAAAAGGAATTCTGAAGAGACATTGAGATGCAGAGATACTAACCTGAATGTTCATATTTGTGTCGTTGCAGGGAGCTGTGCTTGCTGAACGTCTTGTCACACTGATCACAGACGTACTGGCCCTCGGCGTCCGGGGCCGGATGTGCAAGAGAACCGCCGGCATCCTTACCACCCGGAACTCCGGTCCCTCCATTGCCTCCACCGAGCCCGTAAGCTCCGGCCAATCGCTTCGGCACGTTCAGCATCGATTGCAGCAGGTGCTTCTTGTCCGGGAAGGCGGCATAGTACTTGGACGCACTGTCATCTGGTAGCATGTCACGCGCACCAGGACTCAGGCTCCCCCGTCCGGCCATAACGCCGCCGGTGGCGGCAGCCGCTGCCGATAGCTTCGGTGAGAACTGGCGGAGCAGCTGATCCATGTTGGTCAGGTTGgccggatggtggtggtgcggatGGTGCAGACCGTGCATTGGCGGATATTTGCCGAACGTGTGCGGTGGAGGCGGTCCTGGTGCGGACTGTGCCGTATGCTGACCCCGACCGTCCTGCGGCGGTGAGGGTGTGTCCCGTGGCACACCAGTGCCCAGACCGAGCTTCAGCGGATTGCCACCCGTTCCGTGGGACTGTGTGCCGGCCGTCACGCCGTGGATTGGATGTATGTCATGGTAGAAGTAGGCGGTCGGCGAACAGGACGTCTTGATGCTGAGGTTCATCGCCTCGTTCAGGGCGGACATGGTGTCTGCTTGGAGCAGTACGGCTGGCAGCGTACCGGCGGCAAGTGCCGATGCAGCAGCCTGCGAATTGGTGGCCGCACTGAGCAGGGCCTCACCTACCGTCAGCAGACCCTTCTTTACGGATAGGTCGAGCGGTTGATCGCCCGTGTCCTGGCCGGTGACGACCACCGACGGTGCACTATCGGCGTGGAGCGGCGAGATGGGTGCTCCTACCGTTGCTACCGTTTGACCACCGACCGGGGCCGTCTGGCTGGGATACTGGCGCACTACACCCGCACCCATCTTGCGCTCTCGCGAACGATTGTTCTGGAACCACACCTGTACGACGCGCGCCTCCATCTTGACGTGTTGGGCGATGGCCTGGAACTCGTCGCGGCTCGGTTTACTGTTGCGTGCGTAGTACTTCTTCAGCTCGTTCTGCTGCTCCTCGGAGATGGAGGTACGCACCCGTACCTTGCCACCACCTCCCGCACCACCGTGTGGTCCTACCAAACCGAGAGTTCCACCGGTCACACTGCCGTGCAGTCCGTACGCACCTACACCACAGTCACCCTTGAGTGCGACCGTGTCGTAGTCGGTGTCGTCCTCGCTGCAACTACTGCTACTGTTGCCGCTAGTGCTACTGCCGATCGTAGTACCGTTCGCGGTTGCCTGTGACAGTGGGCCCGACGCATGCACGAACGGGTTGAGCAGCAGCGAGCGTTTGCAGAACATTCGCGCGTGCTGCAACATTTCGGGCTCGGTCGCAAACTCCTCGCTGCAATAGAGACAGTGCAGCGGAGATCCGGAAACCGACGGTGAGTGTGAGGACGTGGCGGAGGGCGAAGAAAACTGTACACGCTCGTCACGTTCGGTTAGCTTCAGCTCGGCCATTTCCATCTGCTCGACACCGATCTCCTCCTCGGACGGTTCGTCTTTCACGATCGGTTTGCCGGCGGTGGCATCAGATGGCGACTCGTGGTGCGTTGTTACCACTGCGCTGGAACGTATGGAATCCTGTACTACTTCCTCTACGGGTTCTTGCTTCGGAAGCAATGGCTTGCTTTCGATGTCATCGTCCACGTGTTGATCGGCTTTCGGTGGCTGCTGAGATGCTTCGCTCCGTTCACTGGTGTGGTTATTGCTAGTAGCGATGCTAGCTTTCTGCATCTGATCACCAGCTTTCCGCACGTCTCCCTCATCGTGGAAGGTGGTAGGTTGAGGTTGTACGCTGTCAGGATCGGATGCCATCACTACCTCTACCTTCTCCACGGCGCAGCTCTCATCCTGCTCATCATCAACTTCCATACGCTCTGTGCCGGACGGGTTAGGTTGCAGGGTTGGGT
This genomic window contains:
- the LOC126567135 gene encoding zinc finger protein 1 produces the protein MVSCSVAVSTYYNAEGSIMPSSTKFSLQFPSLPSGLPKDSENDALADGDCCVQCSQCHQTVQGIEALKEHIQLNHSSSPDGPRAKFSRDTTEPDGDDDDDDDEEADDGDDHADNIMAEEDEHHVDPDPASPPPATPPEPPVTSAVGSRASGDLIGSRLQAKCVSLLQLQQQKHQASVKALNDDEPEEEEDDEPEVPSGAMPRDLLMAGLAPQTVPANLPYGPRSMVISPAQDGSSNSSSGPSLPTGGTVKDTELAVYDCSQCPTTFTSRDQLERHELHHPPSADASCKVCHKPFANVYRLQRHMISHDESLQRRKFKCNECDKAFKFKHHLKEHKRIHSGEKPFVCPNCGKRFSHSGSYSSHMTSKKCINMGIRLNHNNNNNNNSSSHNNNNNTSHNNNSSNNSGSGSDSNHRSPQYPFHGGNGLTGLPNGHAIGTGGLGRSPISLRPQHGVGALHRELDIASRLGLVTSPSPTSSCSSATKHELDAIGQPGVDALLFSKIQHASLLAYSFAMLDPNMLRLFDFSAAAQHQQQQSSASSEAHEPMDDGQQRSASPTADEDVQRQRPESAKRPASSSIDVVTMVPDTVDPTLQPNPSGTERMEVDDEQDESCAVEKVEVVMASDPDSVQPQPTTFHDEGDVRKAGDQMQKASIATSNNHTSERSEASQQPPKADQHVDDDIESKPLLPKQEPVEEVVQDSIRSSAVVTTHHESPSDATAGKPIVKDEPSEEEIGVEQMEMAELKLTERDERVQFSSPSATSSHSPSVSGSPLHCLYCSEEFATEPEMLQHARMFCKRSLLLNPFVHASGPLSQATANGTTIGSSTSGNSSSSCSEDDTDYDTVALKGDCGVGAYGLHGSVTGGTLGLVGPHGGAGGGGKVRVRTSISEEQQNELKKYYARNSKPSRDEFQAIAQHVKMEARVVQVWFQNNRSRERKMGAGVVRQYPSQTAPVGGQTVATVGAPISPLHADSAPSVVVTGQDTGDQPLDLSVKKGLLTVGEALLSAATNSQAAASALAAGTLPAVLLQADTMSALNEAMNLSIKTSCSPTAYFYHDIHPIHGVTAGTQSHGTGGNPLKLGLGTGVPRDTPSPPQDGRGQHTAQSAPGPPPPHTFGKYPPMHGLHHPHHHHPANLTNMDQLLRQFSPKLSAAAAATGGVMAGRGSLSPGARDMLPDDSASKYYAAFPDKKHLLQSMLNVPKRLAGAYGLGGGNGGTGVPGGKDAGGSLAHPAPDAEGQYVCDQCDKTFSKHSSLQRHKYEHSGQRPYKCMECPKAFKHKHHLTEHKRLHSGEKPFQCCKCLKRFSHSGSYSQHMNHRYSYCKPYREGK